GGTCGAGCAGACCGAGGAGGCCGCGCGGCTCGTCTGGTCCTGGATCCACGACCCCGGCCACGAGGTGGAGGGCCTGGTGGCCGAAGACGCCGACGGGCGGCTCCTCGGGCTCGCCCACTTCCGGGCGTTCGCGCGCCCGCTGTCCGCCACCGTCGGCGGCTGGCTCGACGACCTGTTCGTGGATCCGGCGAGCCGTGGCTCCGGTGTGGTGGACCTGCTGCTCGGCGCTCTGCGCGGGATCGGGGCCGAGCGCGGCTGGAGCGTCGTCCGCTGGATCACGGCCGACGACAACCACCGCGCCCGGTCCAAGTACGACCAGGTGGCCACCCGCACGATGTGGATCACGTACGACATGGTCCCTGAGGCCTGACGGGCCGTCCGGCGCCGCGTGCCTGCCGCAAATCTGCACAACGTGTGCGAGTGGAGGGGCGGCCCCTTCACCTTTCCCCGACACCACGGGGTCCGGGGCCGCCCGGACGGCACCCTTCTGTCCGTTTAAGTTCCCTGCGCGGGGCGGGTCGGCGGAATCTGTTACTCGGATCCGAGGAGAAGCTGTCGGCATTCGGTGAAATTGAATGCACGGCCGCTTCCCGAGGTGCAGAAGAACCCCTGCCGGAGCGTCAACCGAATTTCTCCGGTCAGTCGTTCACGTGATTTGATCAATCCCGCTGCGGCCGCAGAAGACGGATTCCCCCCATGAACGAAGGGTGCGCATCATGCGTCACGACCTTGAGACCGCTGAGATCTCCGACGCCGACCTCGACGCCGTTTCCGGCGGTCTCGTCACCGTCTCCGGCGGCCTCGCCGGCGCCCTGACCAACGACGTCACCAACGTGCTCGGCACCGTCGGCTCGCTGCAGACGGTCCAGGGCGTCGAGGGCCTCGTCTCCGGTGTTCCCGGCCTGGCCGCCGGCATCACCGGTGTCTCGGTGAACACCGCGGGCATCACCGGCATCGCCGGTCTCTGAGCCCCATAAGGGCCGTGAACCCCGGAACCGTCCCGGTTCCGGGGTTCACGGACACCTCCGAGCCCGACCGCGGAAAACCCGACCGCGGGAATTGCGAGAGAATGCAGCCGAAGGAATAGTCCGTGCAGTTCCGCCGCAATGCGCTTTCCAAGCTGCAATCCCCCGAAGAACTCGACGTGCCCGTGCGTTTCGCACGCCCGCAGGGCCGTCTCGTCCTCGCCGTCACCGTCGTCGTCATGGCGGCCGCGTGCGTCTGGGCCCTCACCGGCACGGTCACGTCCAAGGTGAACGCCCCCGGTCTCCTCACCCATGCCGAGGGCACCTATCTCCTCCAGAGCCCCGTCGCCGGCCAGGTCACGGAGGTCCTCGTCGAAGAGGGCCGGTCCGTCTCCCCCGGCGCGCCCCTGCTGACCGTCCGTACGGACCGGGGCGACCGGCCGGTACGCGCCGTCGCCGGCGGTCGCGTCACCACACTGCACGCCAGGCTCGGTTCGGTCGTCACCGCGGGCGCCGACGTGGCGACCGTCGAGCGCGTGACCGACCCGGACGCCCCTCTGGTGGCCGTCCTGTACCTGCCGGGCGACACCGCCGCCACGATCCGCGTGGGCGCCCCCGTCGACCTCGGCGTCCAGTCCGCCCCGCGCGACCGGTTCGGCGTGCTCCGGGGCCGGGTCACCGCCGTCGGCAGCACTCCGCAGACACAGGCGCGACTCGTCTCCTTCCTCGGCGACGCCGGTCTCGCCGCGCGGTTCTCCCGCCAGGGCGATCCGGTCGCGGTCCTCGTGGCCCTGGACCGCTCCCCCACCGGCGCCTCCGGATACGCCTGGTCCTCCTCGGACGGCCCCCCGCAGGTGCCCGTGTCCGGCACGCCCGTCAGCGGCGCCGTCCACCTCGCCGCGCAGCGGCCCGTCGACTGGCTGCTGCCGTGAG
This is a stretch of genomic DNA from Streptomyces sp. R44. It encodes these proteins:
- a CDS encoding N-acetyltransferase family protein; the encoded protein is MSDTAAVVVRPVREGDFDQWRALYRGYADFYRVEQTEEAARLVWSWIHDPGHEVEGLVAEDADGRLLGLAHFRAFARPLSATVGGWLDDLFVDPASRGSGVVDLLLGALRGIGAERGWSVVRWITADDNHRARSKYDQVATRTMWITYDMVPEA
- a CDS encoding HlyD family efflux transporter periplasmic adaptor subunit, encoding MQFRRNALSKLQSPEELDVPVRFARPQGRLVLAVTVVVMAAACVWALTGTVTSKVNAPGLLTHAEGTYLLQSPVAGQVTEVLVEEGRSVSPGAPLLTVRTDRGDRPVRAVAGGRVTTLHARLGSVVTAGADVATVERVTDPDAPLVAVLYLPGDTAATIRVGAPVDLGVQSAPRDRFGVLRGRVTAVGSTPQTQARLVSFLGDAGLAARFSRQGDPVAVLVALDRSPTGASGYAWSSSDGPPQVPVSGTPVSGAVHLAAQRPVDWLLP